The genomic interval TATCAAAAATTTAAATATTAATAATGAACTTTCAAAAATTTTTTATAAATAAATTTTTTAGTTTAAAAAAGAAACGAGATTTTTTTTCTTTTAATGTGCTCATATCAATAGTAGGTATTACTATTGGGGTAATATCTCTTACTGTCTCTTTAGCACTTTTTAGTGGTTATCAAAAGTTGCTTAAAGAAATAATACTCGGTGTTAATGCACATATCTATATTTTAAAATATTCTAATAAAACTATTAATGATAACGAGTTTTCTAAGATAAAATCAATTTTAGATACGACAGATGCAGTATTTTCTTATGCACCTTTTATCTATACAGAAGGAATGGCAATTAATCATAAAAAGTCCGGAAATAAAATGGCTGGTGTTATCTTGCGAGGAATTGATTATGAATCAGAAGGTCAAACTACAAGATTTAATGAATTTATCAGTAAAGGAAGGTTTATTCAAAAGGGAAAATATGGGGTTATTGGAGAAAAAGTAGCCAAAAGACTAAATGTTGAAATAGGTGATACAATTAGCATTATTACTCCTATGAATGCAGATATAACATTTGCAGGTATAATTCCTAAAAGAGAGTATATAAAGATTTCTGGCATTTTTTCTTCTGGAATGTTTGATTTTGATAATTCACTCCTTTTCCTTAATATAAAAGAATCACAGCAATTCTTAAATATGAATGAACAATATTCTGGCATTGCTGTAAAATTGATTTCTGATGAGATTCAAAACACATCAATGCATTCTGAATTGTTGTTAAAAGAACTTGGTTATCCATTCAATGTAACTAATTGGATAGAACTTAATAGTAATCTTTTTACTTTGTTAAAATTAGAGAAATGGGTCATTTTTATTATCCTTGGTTTAATAATTGTAGTAGCCGGATTTGGAATGACAAGTGTGCTTGCAATGCATATTTTTGATAAAAAAAAGCAAATTGGTATATTAAAAGCAATGGGTGCGCAAAACAAGGATATAAAACAAATATTTTTACATAGGAATATTATAATTGGATTTTCAGGAATTATCTTGGGTTTATTATTAGGAATAATATTATCTCAAATATTGACTTATACTGATTTAGTAAAAATTGAAAGTGATGTGTATTTGGTTGATAAGTTAATCGTTAAGAATAATCCAATAGACTTTGTTTATATAGTAATTGTTTCAGGTTTAATTATTCTCGGTTCAGCATACTTTCCATTAAAAAAGATTGCAAAAATGGATGCAGTGTCAATAATAAGGGGTACGAAGAAATGAGAGTGGCAGGAGCAGTGGCAGTGGCAGTGGCAGGAGCAGTGGCAGTGGCAGGCGGAAGAGATAAATTCAATTTAGAATTATGGATTAGGATCTTATAAATGAAATTATTGTAATTTTTGGCAAAATATTTACTATGCATAAAAACGCTTTTATAAAGGCTATTTAAATGACTAATTACAAATTTCTAATTTCTAATAATCCGCCAGCTGGCGGATAAATGTCAAATTTACCCGTAAGATAATTTTACGATATAATATTGTAAAAATCTAATATGATGAATATCTAACGGGGTGAACAAATATCAAAAATTGATCTTAAAGAATCTCCAATACGGGGTCATAATAAATTGGGATTATCAAATAATTGGACATTTGGGCTTTGTCATTTTATTTGACATTAGAAATTTGAATTTAGAAATTATTAATTTTGAATTATGAATTTAATCGGTGATTATCGGTGTAAACCAATGGTTAAATAAATTCCTTTTTGGTTCTGGCTCGTCCAGGTTAGGATTTAAAAATATATTTTCATTTTTTGGTAAAAATTAAAATTCGTTGTTAATTGATGTTTTCTGTGATTAACAAAAATTAATCTCTATGTTCTCTAAAGTGAAATCTTGGGGTAAAAGATGATAATAAAAGCTGAAAAAATTTGTAAAAGTTATTTTGAAGGCATAAAAGAAAAGGAACTAATAGTACTTGATAATTTAGATTTTGAAATGGAGAAAGGAAAGATTGTCTCAATTACCGGAATATCCGGTAGTGGGAAGAGCACACTTTTGCATATTCTCGGTACACTTGATAAACCAAACAAAGGAAAAATTTATTTTAATGGAAACGATATTGGAAAATTGTCGGATAGAGAATTGGCACGATTTCGTAATAGAAATATTGGATTTGTATTTCAATTTCATCATCTTTTGCCAGAATTAACATCTATTGAAAATGTTGCAATGCCTATGTTAATTTCCGGAAAATCATATATTGAAAGTTTAAGTGCTGCTGATTTACTACTTTCAAAATTAGATTTATCTGATAGGAAAGATCATTATCCAAATCAATTGAGTGGGGGAGAGCAACAAAGAATTGCTGTGGCAAGAGCATTAATTAATAATCCAGAACTGATTTTAGCAGATGAACCAACTGGAAATCTGGATAAATATCACAGTGAGGAGTTGATAGAGTTACTTTGGGAATTAAACAAAATGTTTTCAATATCACTTCTGCTCGTTACTCATAATGAAGGTTTAGCAGAAAGAGCGGAAATTTTGTACAAACTCTCAGATGGTAGATTAAAACTTAGAACTCGTTCATAAAGAGCATAGAAAATGCTTATATTGGGATATTTTAATGTTTAATATAATTTCAAAATTGCGTGTTTTAACTTTTAAGTTCGAAATTAGCGGATGAATTATATATGCGAAAAAGAAAATGGCTAATAATCGTTGTAGCAATTCTTTTGCTAATTAATCTTCTATTCTTTCTGTTCTCTCGCTTTGTTGATATTAAAACATATTTATCAGATGCTCTTACAGAAAAACTTGGCTCTAAACTAAATGCTGATATTGACTTCAAAAGATTCAATTTTACAACTAAATTTATACAGATTACAGACATTGAGGTTCATAATATAGAAAATGAATATAACTTTACTTCCAGGCAATTGTATTTTGAATATAATTTCTGGGATTTAATTTTAAACCATTTTAATATAACGAAAGCTATAAGAAAAATAAGATGTTTTTCACCAATATTTTCATATAATATTCAACCTGAAAAAATGAAAAAGAATATTGGTAATTACAAGATTGGAAACTTTTTAAAACAACTTAGTTATATTTCAATAATAAATGGAACAATTAATATAAAATGTAAAAAGAAACTTAAGTTTCAAGAAAAACTGAATTTTGTTAAGTTGAAATTAAAAAAAGACGGAGACCGATGGGAAATTAATTTTTCAGCAGAGCATTCAGATGATAAAGGGAAAATCAACATAGCTGGAATCTATGAAAAGGAAAGTTCTGATTTTGATGTGTCAATGACTGACTTCACACTCCCACAAATTGAAATCAATAAGATGAAACTTCAGAATGGTAAAATTAATATGATGCTGCCGATAAGAAATGGGAAAATAGATTCTGGAATGATTTCAGCGGATTCCCTTAATTTGGAAGTTGAAGACCAAACAATTTTTGCAAGTGATATAAATTGCAATCTGTATGAAAATGAATTAGTTTTTAATAAAGAGGCTAAAATAAGTTGGTTTGATTATGATAGTTTTATCACTGGCAAAATAATTAACTATCTTACAAAGGATCCAGAATTTGATTTAAAGATTCGCTCAGGTAGTATTGATATAGGAAAATTTAGTCCAGGAATAAATGGTATTTTATCATTTAAAGGCAGGATAAAGGACAAATTCAGTGATTATAGAATTGAATTAAAGTATCAATGCCCATCAATTAAAGCCTATTCGCAAAATATTAAGAGTTTATCAGGAAATGTTTCTTATCAGAAAGACATAGTTGACTTTCATTCCGGCAAATTTGCAATAAAAGATAATCCAGTAAGTTTTTTAGGCAATATTACTTTAAATAAAAATAATTTAAAAGATTCTGAAATCAAGTTTAGATTATCAGCCACTCAATTTCAATACCCATTTAAAAACCTGGAATTTAATGGCAATGTAGTTACCCAACTATCTGGCAATATAAAAAATCCCAGGTTGGTAGCAGATATTTCTGAACTTGAATTATCTAAACAGATTATTGATTTAAATCATTTAAGTGGAAAAATAAAATTAATTGACAATAAACTAATGTTTACATTTCGTAATTCTGATTACTCAATCACATTATCCGGACAAGGAAATAATATACTTTCTCAATCCGTCGGGACTGAGTTTTCAATGAACATTAAAAGTGATAACCTCTCATTAAATAGATTATATAAAGATAAATTTAGATGGCTGAAAGAGTTTGAACCTAATTTAGATTCAGATATAAATATTTCAATGAGCTCTGAAAATGTGAACTGGAATGGACTTTTGAATTTTCCAGAACAAAAAAATAATCATATAAATGGCAAGATTATTTTATCTGGAAATTATCCATTAGAAAGTGAAAATAATAAAGGAATTATAAAATTACATTCTGATAGTTTAAGAATTCAGGATAAAAATTATTCATTAAATTGTATAGCAACAACTCATGCAGATTCTATTCTCTTGAAAAAAATTTCCATTGATGATGCTATTTTTCTTACAGGAAAATTTACTCTACCGATAAATAACAAAAAGACCTTTTATTATAAAGGTTCTATGCAGTTGACTGCTCTTTCTATTAATAAAGTTAACAATATTTTCTCATTGTCTGGTGATAGACAAGAAATTTTGGGTAATATTAACGGAAGAATAGAGTTTGCGAGTGATAAGGATACACTTATAACAGGCAATATACAAGTTGATAGCCTTTTATTTAATGATAAAATTAATCCATTAGGTGCATATTTGTCATTTGACTTAAATGACAAAAAAATGTTAAACTTTAATAATATTAAGATACATAATGACAAAAAGGATATATTTGAAGGGAATGCAAGCATTTCTTTATCTAACAGAAACTTATTTAATCTATATGGCAAAGGAAATAACATCAATATAAAAGATGACTTATTGGATGCACCTTTTTATGGTGTTGGAAATTACGAAATACTTACCACAGGGACTTTACACAAGCCAAGACTTCTTTGCAATTTTGATTTAAAAGATGGTAAAATATTCACAACAAAGTATGATACTTTATCTGCTCAATTTTTTCAGGATAATGAAATTTTTTATCTAAATAACTTTAAAATTGTTAAATCAGAGAAATATAAAGCAACAGCCAAAGGAAACTACAGTTACAACTTTTTTGAAAAGCAATTTTATGATAATCCTGACAGACTTAATATATCAGTTGAAGGAGATTATCTTTCAATAATTGCTAATTATATAGATAATATTAACCAAGCATCAAGTAGCACAAAGTTGAATCTAACATTAGCGACTAAAGAGAAAAAGGTCGTATTGAAATCAGGAGCATTGGACATTAAAGATGGTGAGATGCAAATAAAGGGTCAACCAGAAAGATTAAAAGAAATAAATCTACATGCAGACTTGGCAGAGAATCAGATTAAAAAATTAGAAGGGTCAATAAAAATTGGTGATGGAAAATTATTAATATTGAATAGTTTTGAAGATGAATCGCGAAATATTAACATTGGTGGACTTGAATTTGGAACTATTCTCCTAACTACGGATAAAAAAGGAATTTCTGTCCATATATCTGATTATATGCCAGAAAGAGCGTTGGTTGACATTCAATTGAAAGGTTTTAAAGATGAATTTTTTAGAATTTATAATGAAGACGATGCTTTCAAATTTTCTGGTAAGATTCTTCTTGCAAATGGCAGGATTACAAATCCGCCGCGTAAAGCTGGAACTAATTTATTTGGTTCTGATGTGCCAATAAATTATAATTTTGATTTGGTATTTCAAAAAAATATGTGGTTTACTTATAATGCCATAAATCTTTATATTGATCATGATAATTTTATAAGCTTTCGCACAAATCCAGAAAACAAGAAGACAGATGTTTACTTTGATGCTAACTCCCATAGAGGTGAAATTAGATTGTTTGGCGAAACATTCAAGGTCGATAATGTGGAAATAAAGAAAGGTCAATTTGATAAAAGAATTCAAATTAACGCTGACTTTCAAAAGAAAACCCCTGATGGTTCTACGATATACTTAAATTTGACATCTGCAGAGGAAAATAAATTAGGTAAAAAAGTTTATCCATCTGATTATGGTAATTTTAGAATTACACTTCATAGTGATAATCCAAAAGATGTTACTATGCTCAGCATCTTATCAAAACTTCATTATGGTAAAAATATCAATGAACTTTCTGAAGAGGAGATGAGTAATTTATACAGAGAGGAGGCAATTAAAATCGCCAGTGATGAATTAGGAAATCTATTGTTTGGTTCAATACTGATGCCTGTTGAAAGTACAATTAGACAATTTCTTGGTTTAGATTTCTTCAGGCTTAAGACTGGCTTTATGGGAAATATTATGCGGGAGAGTGGCTTGATAATTTCAGAAGAGGATCTAATGCCAGAAACTGAGCCTGAATCCCAATTTGAGAGGATTTCGGAATTGAGTAAAGATATTATTCTTGAGAATCTATCCGTTACTATGGGAAAATATATTACACCTAATTGGTATATCAACTATGAGGCTTTAGTTCAAAAAGAATTGACATCAAGTAAGGCAATCAAAATTGGAGTACAGCACGAAATATCTTTTAGATATGATTTACCTCTTAATTTCCGTCTGACATATCTTTATAGATTTTCTCCTAATACAGGTGATGACATACAAAGGATTTCACTTGAAACAGTTATTAATTTTTAGACAAATTCGGCAAAAATTGACAATTTAATTAATTATTCCAAAAAACTTTACTAATAAATTTCAAATGGCAAATTGTGGAATAAATAAAATATGGAGTTAAAGATTAGAAATTATATGAGAATAAAGATATTTTTATTTTTAATATTTTTTGCTTTTTCTGCTGTTTGTTTCTCAGCTTATGATTATAAATACATTACTGATATTTCTGTATTTGGAAACATTAATGTTAGTACCAAACTAATTGAATCTACCTCTGGTCTTGCTCCTGGAGATATTTACTCTCAAGAAAATATATCTCAAGCAATAAAAAGTATTTACAAGTTAGGTCTATTCAAAAAAATTGATATTAATAAAGTTGATTCTGAAAAAGGTGTGGAAATCATTATAAAGGTTGCAGAATATCCGATTATTCAAGAGATACTTATTACTGGTAATAAAAAGATAAAAAACGAAGATATTAGAGCGGCGATAAATATTGTAAAAGGGGATTATTGGTCAGACGAAAGAAAGTTTAAAACACAAAATCATATTCTCTCGCTGTATTATGATAAAGGGTATAGACTGGCATCTGTAAGTTTTGATGAGAAGGAACTACAATCAAATAAGATTGGATTAACAATTTTAATTAATGAAGGCCAAAAAGTTACAGTAAAAGAGATAAGATTTATTGGAAATAATCAAGTAGGTGACAAGAAGCTTAGAAAGATTATCAAAACAAAGAGAAATAGTTTATTCCGGTCAGGTGAATTTAAACTGGAGAAGTTTGAGCAAGACATTATAAGAATTGAAGATTATTATCACTCAAAGGGATTCATTGATGCAGCAGTTAAAAGTTGGGATTCTGAGTATGATGATAAAGGAAATCTTATTCTTAAGATAGAAATTTATGAAGGAAATCAATACAAAATTGGTTCTGTTACAGTTGAAGGAAATTACCGATTTAGCGATCAAGATATTCTGAATCAATTTAAGTTCAAGTCAGGTGAGATTTTTGATCAAGAAAAGTTTAATAATAAACTGAATATAGTGCACTCTTTATATTATGAAGAAGGATATATTTATTCTACTATTAGTCAAGATATAAAAAAAGAAAATGATTATCTTAATATAATTCTTAACATTTCTGAAAATACTCGTGCAAGGGTTCGCAAGATATATATTAAGGGAAACACAAAAACGAAAGAGAAGATTATCCGAAGGCAACTCGCAATTGTTCCTGGTGATTATTTTCGCCAGTCCTTATTAATGCGGAGTCAAAGGAATATTTATAATCTTGGTTTTTTTGAACCGAATATTGGATTAGATTATCGTCAAATTAATGATAAAGGTGATATTGATTTGATTTTCATTGTTAAGGATAAGCAATCTGGTACTGCAAATGCTGGAGTTAGTTTTGATCAAAGGGATAAATTAGTTGGTTTTATCTCTTTTGCACATAACAATATATTAGGAAATGCATGGCGGCTTGCCTTACAATGGGAATTCAGTGGAATAAAGCAAAACTATAACATAAGTTTTACTAACCCATATTTATTTGATACAAATACACTTATTGGTTTTGATATATATCATACAAAGAGAGATTGGAATGACTGGAATTATAGAATTTATAGAACAGGAGGTGGCATTCGTATTGGCACAATGATTCCCTGGATTGATTATTCAAAGATTACTTGTGGTTACTCACTTATACAAAAAAAATATGAAATTCTCAATTCCGGGGATGAGGTCTCACATGACCTTCAAGAGTTGGTTGATAAAGGCTTTCAATTAACAAATAATATTTTTGTTACTTTAGAAAGAGATGGAAGGGATAATATTCTTCGTCCAAGTGAAGGCTCACTTATAAGATTATATACTGAATTGGCAGGAGGTCCAATAGGAGGTAATGAAAATTATTATAAAGAAATCGTTCAAACTAATTGGTATTTAAAACTTTTTTGGAAAGTCGCATTAGGGATGAAGTGGAGAATAGGTTATGTTAAAGAGTTTGGAGAATCAGATAATGTGCCGCCTGATGAAAGATTTTATCCTGGTGGAACTGGTCCTGATGGAATAAGAGGATATGCAGATAGAAGTGTCATTCCTTCATTAGAAGGTGGCAGAGCAGAATTGATCTGTTCATCTGAGGTTACTTTTCCAATCTCTGGGGACCAGATAATCGGAGTGCTATTTCTTGATGCTGGAAATTCGTATAATTATCTTTCAGAAATGAATGTACGTGGATTGAAAAAAGGTGCAGGCATCGGTATAAGAATAATGTCGCCTATGGGCCTAATCGGATTTGATTATGCCTACGGCTTTGATAAAGAAGCTAAGAATAAGTGGCAAACCCATTTTCAATTTGGAACAACTTTTTAAAAGGTTCCAATCTTACAAAAGAATAAAATATTAAGTAAAATTTATTAGATTATATCAGATAAAAAAGGAGCTTAAGATGTTAAAAACTATGTTTAGTCTTTGCCCGTCCCGATTTTTCGGGAATTCCTCTGGGAAAAAGATGATTCTTTACTTTATGATTTTCTTGCTTGTTGTCCCAGTATTAAACGCAGGTGATTTTAAGATAGCATTTGTAGATGTTGACCGTATCTATAATGAATTGACAGAAGTGGCTGAAGCAGAACAACAGTTTCAACAGAAAGTAAACGAATGGGATAGGGAATTAGCTGAAAAAGAGGACGAGATAACATATTTGGAGGAAGAATATGCTAACCTTCCGCCAATCGTTACTGATAAGGTAAAAAAAGAAAAACAAGATCTTATTCAGCAAAAAAAGAGAGAATTGTATGAACTTCATAATGAACTTATTAATCGGGCTGATGAAAAACAACTTGAATTAATGAAGCCCATAAGTAAAAAAGTCCGTGAGACTATTAATACTATTGCTGAAGAAAAGGGCTTTGATATGGTTTTGAATTCAGCACAAGGAAGTGTTGTTTATGCAAAAAATGAAGAAATGGATATAACAAATTTAGTTTTACAAAAGTTAAAAGAATCCACTGAATAATGAAAGTTTTTAAGAATTCTATTACTCTCGCACAGGCTAAGAGAATTGCTCAAGGTGAACTTATATTAGTTAAGGGCTCGGTTCTCAATTCTGTTGCAAGCTTAAAAGACGCGGATGCTTCTTCAGTAGCTTTTTTTCAAGACGAAAAATATTTGAGTTCTTTCATAAAATCAGAAGCAGGTCTTATAATCATACATAAAGACGAAGACCTTTCTAAAATTCCAAGTAGGAATTACATCCTGT from Candidatus Cloacimonadota bacterium carries:
- a CDS encoding ABC transporter ATP-binding protein — its product is MIIKAEKICKSYFEGIKEKELIVLDNLDFEMEKGKIVSITGISGSGKSTLLHILGTLDKPNKGKIYFNGNDIGKLSDRELARFRNRNIGFVFQFHHLLPELTSIENVAMPMLISGKSYIESLSAADLLLSKLDLSDRKDHYPNQLSGGEQQRIAVARALINNPELILADEPTGNLDKYHSEELIELLWELNKMFSISLLLVTHNEGLAERAEILYKLSDGRLKLRTRS
- a CDS encoding FtsX-like permease family protein, with the translated sequence MLISIVGITIGVISLTVSLALFSGYQKLLKEIILGVNAHIYILKYSNKTINDNEFSKIKSILDTTDAVFSYAPFIYTEGMAINHKKSGNKMAGVILRGIDYESEGQTTRFNEFISKGRFIQKGKYGVIGEKVAKRLNVEIGDTISIITPMNADITFAGIIPKREYIKISGIFSSGMFDFDNSLLFLNIKESQQFLNMNEQYSGIAVKLISDEIQNTSMHSELLLKELGYPFNVTNWIELNSNLFTLLKLEKWVIFIILGLIIVVAGFGMTSVLAMHIFDKKKQIGILKAMGAQNKDIKQIFLHRNIIIGFSGIILGLLLGIILSQILTYTDLVKIESDVYLVDKLIVKNNPIDFVYIVIVSGLIILGSAYFPLKKIAKMDAVSIIRGTKK
- a CDS encoding OmpH family outer membrane protein; this translates as MLKTMFSLCPSRFFGNSSGKKMILYFMIFLLVVPVLNAGDFKIAFVDVDRIYNELTEVAEAEQQFQQKVNEWDRELAEKEDEITYLEEEYANLPPIVTDKVKKEKQDLIQQKKRELYELHNELINRADEKQLELMKPISKKVRETINTIAEEKGFDMVLNSAQGSVVYAKNEEMDITNLVLQKLKESTE
- the bamA gene encoding outer membrane protein assembly factor BamA, producing the protein MRIKIFLFLIFFAFSAVCFSAYDYKYITDISVFGNINVSTKLIESTSGLAPGDIYSQENISQAIKSIYKLGLFKKIDINKVDSEKGVEIIIKVAEYPIIQEILITGNKKIKNEDIRAAINIVKGDYWSDERKFKTQNHILSLYYDKGYRLASVSFDEKELQSNKIGLTILINEGQKVTVKEIRFIGNNQVGDKKLRKIIKTKRNSLFRSGEFKLEKFEQDIIRIEDYYHSKGFIDAAVKSWDSEYDDKGNLILKIEIYEGNQYKIGSVTVEGNYRFSDQDILNQFKFKSGEIFDQEKFNNKLNIVHSLYYEEGYIYSTISQDIKKENDYLNIILNISENTRARVRKIYIKGNTKTKEKIIRRQLAIVPGDYFRQSLLMRSQRNIYNLGFFEPNIGLDYRQINDKGDIDLIFIVKDKQSGTANAGVSFDQRDKLVGFISFAHNNILGNAWRLALQWEFSGIKQNYNISFTNPYLFDTNTLIGFDIYHTKRDWNDWNYRIYRTGGGIRIGTMIPWIDYSKITCGYSLIQKKYEILNSGDEVSHDLQELVDKGFQLTNNIFVTLERDGRDNILRPSEGSLIRLYTELAGGPIGGNENYYKEIVQTNWYLKLFWKVALGMKWRIGYVKEFGESDNVPPDERFYPGGTGPDGIRGYADRSVIPSLEGGRAELICSSEVTFPISGDQIIGVLFLDAGNSYNYLSEMNVRGLKKGAGIGIRIMSPMGLIGFDYAYGFDKEAKNKWQTHFQFGTTF